In Thermoanaerobaculia bacterium, the following are encoded in one genomic region:
- a CDS encoding redoxin domain-containing protein, with product MSRFHRVLPAVAAFGVLLPPLLAARSAPAADPPASTAAAAPTLDDLVVEDLEGKRVSLEPYRGKVVVLDFWATWCAPCRGAFRFFDALQARHAARGLTVLGLTLEENAGTIAGYLDTVEADFPIVRDPTGAAGTRFGVEAMPTTFVFDRRGRLAARFEGSGDDVHARIERTVETLLAGGRVAPSAGVRVAAGLRETGAVKAWQRTWLADPIMSLEGDVLSRMLHEHVHASKEGAAGDGGPSGGGCGCN from the coding sequence GTGAGCCGATTTCACCGTGTCCTGCCGGCCGTCGCGGCGTTCGGCGTTCTCCTGCCGCCCCTGCTCGCCGCGCGAAGCGCTCCGGCGGCTGACCCGCCGGCCTCGACGGCGGCGGCCGCCCCGACGCTCGACGATCTCGTCGTCGAGGATCTGGAAGGGAAGCGCGTGTCGCTCGAGCCGTACCGGGGAAAGGTGGTCGTCCTGGATTTCTGGGCGACGTGGTGCGCCCCGTGCCGCGGGGCCTTCCGTTTCTTCGATGCGCTGCAGGCGCGGCACGCCGCACGCGGCCTGACCGTCCTCGGACTGACGCTCGAGGAGAACGCCGGGACGATCGCCGGCTATCTCGACACCGTCGAAGCGGACTTCCCGATCGTCCGCGATCCCACCGGCGCGGCCGGAACGCGATTCGGGGTCGAAGCCATGCCGACGACGTTCGTCTTCGACCGGCGCGGACGTCTGGCGGCCCGATTCGAAGGGAGCGGCGACGACGTCCACGCGCGGATCGAACGGACGGTCGAGACGCTGCTCGCGGGCGGAAGGGTCGCGCCGAGCGCCGGGGTCCGCGTCGCGGCCGGCCTCCGGGAAACCGGCGCCGTCAAGGCGTGGCAGCGAACCTGGCTCGCCGATCCGATCATGAGCCTCGAGGGGGACGTTCTCTCGCGGATGCTCCACGAGCACGTCCACGCGAGCAAGGAGGGGGCGGCGGGCGACGGAGGCCCTTCCGGCGGCGGCTGTGGCTGCAACTGA
- a CDS encoding DUF3570 domain-containing protein, whose protein sequence is MPWIAAGLGTLAGGPARAQSFLDSRILFYKEPDGRTQVINPVLFLQQDLGSRWGQLGVTLGYDAISGASPTGAYPTSDVTTSASGHLIRSGTFPSAEYRDERKSAALSWGRKFGAHLPVIDFSYAKENDYLARSFGLSDSWTMAHGLGTLHYGVSFSRDVVSPVTTRVDHPKNENGYSLGWTQVLGERDVLDVSASLMQLSGYLTDPYKVVPIGDPAAGVTVPENRPDTRSRRAFFVKYAHAYTWNGALRATYRYYDDSWGIRAHTLELAYGQRIEPGWIVTPEARLYTQSRASFSGGSFPVAQEFMSADYRLSAFGSVLGGLTISKDITPALSALIAGTIQSQRGRDRVVPIPTSAEAEGGGSISAADMVIWTATAGFTLRF, encoded by the coding sequence ATGCCGTGGATCGCGGCCGGGCTCGGCACGCTCGCCGGCGGCCCGGCGCGCGCGCAGTCGTTCCTCGATTCCCGCATCCTCTTCTACAAGGAGCCCGACGGCCGCACCCAGGTGATCAACCCGGTGCTCTTCCTCCAGCAGGACCTGGGGTCCCGCTGGGGGCAGCTCGGCGTGACCCTGGGCTACGACGCGATCTCGGGCGCTTCGCCGACCGGGGCTTACCCGACCTCGGACGTCACGACCTCGGCGTCGGGACATCTCATCCGGAGCGGAACCTTTCCGAGCGCCGAGTACCGCGACGAGCGCAAATCGGCGGCGCTCTCCTGGGGACGGAAGTTCGGCGCGCACCTCCCGGTCATCGACTTCTCGTACGCGAAGGAGAACGACTATCTCGCGCGGAGCTTCGGCCTCTCCGATTCCTGGACGATGGCGCACGGCCTCGGGACGCTGCACTACGGCGTCTCCTTCTCGCGGGACGTCGTCTCTCCCGTGACCACTCGCGTCGACCACCCGAAGAACGAGAACGGCTACTCGCTCGGATGGACGCAGGTGCTGGGCGAGCGCGACGTGCTCGACGTCTCCGCCTCGCTCATGCAGCTCTCGGGCTACCTGACCGATCCCTACAAGGTCGTTCCGATCGGCGATCCGGCGGCGGGCGTGACGGTCCCGGAAAACCGGCCCGACACGCGGTCGCGCCGCGCGTTCTTCGTCAAGTACGCGCATGCGTACACCTGGAACGGCGCCCTCCGCGCCACGTACCGCTACTACGACGATTCGTGGGGGATCCGGGCGCACACGCTCGAGCTCGCGTACGGCCAGCGCATCGAGCCCGGCTGGATCGTCACGCCCGAGGCGAGGCTCTACACGCAATCCCGCGCGTCGTTTTCCGGCGGGTCGTTCCCCGTCGCGCAGGAGTTCATGTCGGCCGACTACCGGCTCTCCGCGTTCGGGAGCGTTCTCGGCGGGCTCACGATCTCGAAGGACATCACGCCCGCGCTCTCGGCCCTGATCGCCGGCACGATCCAGTCCCAGCGCGGCCGCGACCGGGTCGTCCCCATCCCGACTTCCGCCGAGGCGGAGGGAGGGGGGTCGATCTCGGCCGCCGACATGGTGATCTGGACCGCGACCGCCGGATTCACGCTCCGCTTTTGA